The proteins below come from a single Azospirillum sp. B510 genomic window:
- a CDS encoding response regulator transcription factor, which yields MTEPTIARIALVDDDDLFRESLSLNLGDEGFEVITFDRGEPALDFFAEGGSVDIVLLDWRMPKLDGIDVLRQMRARGIATPVIFLTVLSDQIYEEAALAGGALDFVEKSRSLSILLKRMRLILDGIKGTAEEAEAGGSGATHRLGELELRLDNSRAFWKGKRIDLTLTEFNIVKLMSTRPEEDVSYREIYDLVHGKGFVAGYGPSGYRANVRAFIKRIRQKFRSVDAGFACIENYPGFGYRWGKGENAANQGRDDDGMGEDILIDGAAAD from the coding sequence ATGACCGAACCGACCATTGCCCGCATCGCTCTGGTGGACGACGACGACCTGTTCCGTGAGTCGCTCAGCCTCAACCTCGGTGACGAAGGGTTCGAGGTCATCACCTTCGACCGCGGTGAACCGGCGCTCGATTTCTTCGCCGAAGGTGGATCGGTCGACATCGTCCTCCTGGACTGGCGCATGCCCAAGCTGGACGGCATCGACGTTCTGCGCCAGATGCGCGCCCGCGGGATCGCCACGCCGGTCATCTTCCTGACGGTGCTGTCCGACCAGATCTATGAGGAGGCGGCGCTTGCCGGTGGCGCGCTGGACTTTGTCGAGAAGTCGCGCAGCCTGTCGATCCTGCTGAAGCGCATGCGCCTGATCCTGGACGGCATCAAGGGGACGGCGGAGGAGGCCGAGGCCGGCGGCAGCGGCGCCACCCACCGCCTGGGCGAGTTGGAACTGCGCCTGGACAACAGCCGCGCCTTCTGGAAGGGCAAGCGCATCGACCTGACGCTGACCGAGTTCAACATCGTCAAGCTGATGTCGACGCGCCCGGAGGAGGACGTCTCCTATCGCGAGATTTACGACCTCGTTCATGGCAAGGGCTTCGTCGCCGGCTATGGCCCGTCGGGCTACCGCGCCAACGTCCGCGCCTTCATCAAGCGCATCCGCCAGAAGTTCCGCTCGGTTGATGCCGGCTTCGCCTGCATCGAGAATTATCCGGGATTCGGCTATCGCTGGGGCAAGGGGGAGAATGCGGCCAACCAGGGCCGTGACGACGACGGCATGGGTGAGGATATCCTGATCGATGGCGCTGCTGCCGATTGA
- a CDS encoding sensor histidine kinase — translation MALLPIDLAMRAPRRASARLLWLWRSMASRLLLLTLVFIAVPVLLYDQFQRADEASQQLLLKSAQRQGELIARALEPELLGVDRTALPNLSSALARYGDDRTRLKLLVRPRVAASNAATTPSGAKAGPEPFFYVAAAPSLSTADIDAERRLLLEQGVLDRLGSSCAGNATLAMRVPHVEGGEEVLSSITPIKTSFGCWALVTSHATEAYISSSIGRPYWSTPAVQAAAAIYLAMAALVLAVLAGVWRNLNRFGDLARRIVGGEDCADREDRDASFAARNTVPELSGVAEDFDRLVSTLRDSAQSLRRAAEDNAHAFKTPIAVIRQSVEPLRRALPAENARSQRALAMIEKSLDKLDGLVSFARRMDEAAADLLAPSRRRVDLSALVERMAGGYTGLLAERRLHMRSRIDAGLVVRASEETLETIVENLVENAVSFSPPDGTVSVRLTRNGSWTELVVEDEGPGVDHANLERIFERYFSHREPGRGMPDDEAAAHQAGAAHFGIGLWIVRRNIDAFGGRVRAENRPGGGLRMTVVLPLAG, via the coding sequence ATGGCGCTGCTGCCGATTGACCTGGCCATGCGGGCGCCCCGACGGGCGTCCGCCCGCCTGCTCTGGCTCTGGCGCTCGATGGCGAGCCGCCTGCTGCTGCTGACGCTTGTCTTCATCGCGGTGCCGGTCCTGCTCTATGACCAGTTCCAGCGCGCCGACGAGGCGTCGCAGCAGCTTCTGCTGAAAAGCGCCCAGCGCCAGGGCGAACTGATCGCCCGCGCGCTGGAGCCCGAATTGCTGGGCGTCGACCGCACGGCCCTTCCCAACCTCAGTAGCGCCCTTGCCCGCTATGGCGACGACCGCACGCGGTTGAAGCTGCTGGTGCGGCCGCGGGTGGCCGCCTCCAATGCGGCGACCACGCCGTCCGGCGCCAAGGCCGGACCGGAACCCTTCTTCTATGTCGCCGCCGCACCCAGCCTGTCGACCGCCGACATCGACGCCGAACGGCGCCTGCTGCTGGAACAGGGGGTGCTCGACCGCCTGGGGTCGAGTTGCGCCGGCAACGCCACGCTGGCGATGCGCGTTCCCCATGTCGAGGGCGGGGAGGAGGTGCTGTCCTCCATCACCCCGATCAAGACCAGTTTCGGCTGCTGGGCGCTGGTGACAAGCCACGCGACCGAGGCCTATATCTCCTCCTCCATCGGCCGCCCCTATTGGAGCACGCCGGCGGTCCAGGCCGCGGCGGCGATCTATCTGGCGATGGCCGCCCTGGTGCTGGCGGTGCTGGCCGGTGTCTGGCGCAACCTGAACCGGTTCGGCGATCTGGCTCGCCGCATCGTCGGTGGCGAGGATTGCGCCGACCGGGAAGACCGCGACGCCTCCTTCGCCGCGCGCAACACGGTGCCGGAGCTGTCGGGCGTGGCGGAGGATTTCGACCGGCTGGTGTCGACGCTGCGTGACAGCGCCCAGTCGCTGCGCCGGGCGGCGGAAGACAACGCCCATGCCTTCAAGACGCCGATCGCCGTGATCCGCCAGTCGGTGGAGCCGCTGCGCCGCGCCCTGCCGGCGGAGAACGCCCGCAGCCAGCGCGCCCTGGCCATGATCGAGAAATCGCTGGACAAGCTGGACGGCCTGGTCTCCTTCGCCCGCCGCATGGACGAGGCGGCGGCCGACCTGCTGGCCCCGTCACGCCGCCGCGTCGACCTGTCGGCGCTGGTGGAGCGGATGGCCGGCGGCTATACCGGGCTGCTGGCGGAGCGCCGCCTTCACATGCGCTCGCGCATCGATGCCGGGCTGGTCGTGCGCGCCAGCGAGGAGACGCTGGAGACCATCGTCGAGAATCTGGTGGAGAACGCCGTCAGCTTCTCGCCGCCGGATGGCACGGTCAGTGTCCGCCTGACCCGCAATGGGTCCTGGACCGAACTGGTGGTGGAGGATGAGGGGCCGGGCGTCGATCACGCCAATCTGGAGCGCATCTTCGAGCGTTATTTCTCGCACCGCGAACCCGGCCGCGGCATGCCGGACGACGAGGCGGCGGCCCATCAGGCCGGGGCGGCCCATTTCGGCATCGGCCTGTGGATCGTGCGGCGCAACATCGATGCCTTCGGCGGCCGCGTCCGCGCGGAAAACCGTCCGGGTGGCGGCCTGCGCATGACGGTGGTCCTGCCGCTGGCGGGGTGA
- a CDS encoding Lrp/AsnC ligand binding domain-containing protein, which produces MDRSLDPTDIKILRELQEDGRLSNVELARRINLSPAACLERVKRLQADGIIQRYVALLDPHRLEAGMLVFVEVVLDRTTPDNFDDFKATVMRMPQIMECHMVAGGFDYLVKARVRDMNEYRLFLGELLSTARGVRETHTYAVMEEVKSVTAIPLDGLSGVSSRG; this is translated from the coding sequence ATGGACCGCAGTCTCGATCCCACCGACATCAAGATTCTGCGCGAGCTGCAGGAGGATGGGCGTCTCAGCAATGTCGAGCTGGCGCGCCGCATCAACCTCAGCCCGGCCGCCTGCCTGGAGCGGGTGAAGCGCCTGCAGGCCGACGGCATCATCCAGCGTTATGTCGCGCTGCTCGACCCCCACCGGCTGGAAGCGGGGATGCTGGTCTTCGTCGAGGTGGTGCTGGATCGCACCACGCCCGACAATTTCGACGACTTCAAGGCCACCGTCATGCGCATGCCGCAGATCATGGAATGCCACATGGTCGCCGGCGGGTTCGATTACCTGGTCAAGGCCCGTGTGCGGGACATGAACGAATATCGTCTGTTCCTGGGCGAATTGCTGTCCACCGCCCGCGGCGTCCGGGAAACCCACACCTATGCCGTCATGGAGGAGGTCAAGAGCGTCACCGCGATTCCGCTGGATGGCCTGTCCGGCGTTTCGTCGCGCGGCTGA
- a CDS encoding methyl-accepting chemotaxis protein, whose product MRVNTPITDREVHLTEGVPLVSRTDTGGRITFVNRAFIEISGFDEHELIGAPHNIVRHPDMPKEAFADLWGTVKAGRPWEGLVKNRTKSGDFYWVRANVTPVVEDGAIAGYISIRSKPSRDEIAAADTLYADMRAGRAAKLLTQGALVRRSRAGRAAAFVCASLSGRLAAVFGLLMLAMLVAGWLGLDGMAHSNQSLRTVYEDRTVPAYQIGEIQNLARDSRQRLTDLAADLRMGSGGADLAADLAAVEAEVNGNATEMQRLLTEYLATYLTPEETILADKFKPVVGTYLQAGMGPALALAKQRDAAGLDAHLRGAVRPAFAELRRVSDALLDLQVRVAREEFDKAEKEYAGRMIEVATAMLLSALLAALFGWAILRTVRRPLAVLEKTFERIAGGALTEPMPAIGVPEFRRVASELNAMKAKLAYGMHEKHETELRQKALTRQALLETCKSIESDLDATWMGVELASRRAGDGIQHLMQALGVVRENTVVVSAASEQASANAQSVAAATDQLNSSGQEIARQAARSSQVARRAVDSARGSASAIGHMEIATEEIAKVAHLINEIAGQTNLLALNATIEAARAGEAGKGFAVVASEVKALANQTARATEDIARQIDQLKQAVGGSVTAIQTVISVIEEIDEAAAAAVAAVEQQSAANAQIGRSASNSAGGASQVSGSVLHIRDQTDEITGIATDVRRRMTDTQGAVADLKRRLVIALRQSVAGDRRVSDRIPCEEPIGLTMAGDRRTVTLLDLSLDGLLVEPMGLPELPEQTPLTVSLREVGDLPAIVAGTSDLGLHLAFDDLSTVQADRLEHLYNAMIAAESAIIQTVQDAAGALAKALDGALSDGSIGEDALFSTDLATIPGSEPEQCLAPFTELTDRLFPAIQEPVLASNPRFQFCAAVNAVGYLPTHNARYSEPQRPGEAVWNAAHCRNRRVFADRSGLAAARNTRSFLLQAYRRDMGGGQTVRLKEVDAPILVRGRHWGNLRLAYLP is encoded by the coding sequence ATGCGTGTCAACACACCGATCACCGACCGAGAAGTCCACCTGACCGAGGGGGTTCCCCTGGTGTCGCGCACCGACACCGGCGGGCGCATCACCTTCGTGAACCGGGCCTTCATTGAGATCAGCGGGTTCGACGAGCATGAATTGATCGGTGCTCCGCACAACATCGTCCGCCACCCCGACATGCCGAAGGAGGCCTTCGCCGACCTGTGGGGCACGGTCAAGGCCGGTCGCCCCTGGGAAGGGTTGGTGAAGAACCGGACCAAGAGCGGCGATTTCTATTGGGTGCGCGCCAACGTCACCCCGGTGGTCGAGGATGGAGCCATCGCCGGCTACATCTCCATCCGGTCCAAGCCGTCGCGCGACGAGATCGCGGCGGCGGACACGCTCTATGCCGACATGCGCGCCGGCCGCGCCGCGAAGCTGTTGACGCAGGGCGCGCTGGTGCGCCGCAGCCGTGCCGGCCGTGCGGCCGCCTTTGTTTGCGCCAGCCTGTCGGGGCGCCTGGCCGCCGTGTTCGGGCTGCTGATGCTGGCGATGCTGGTGGCCGGCTGGCTCGGTCTCGACGGCATGGCCCATTCCAATCAGTCCTTGCGCACCGTCTATGAGGATCGCACGGTTCCCGCCTATCAGATCGGCGAGATCCAGAATCTCGCCCGCGACAGCCGCCAACGCCTGACCGATCTCGCCGCCGATCTCCGGATGGGAAGCGGCGGCGCCGATCTCGCCGCCGATCTCGCCGCCGTAGAGGCGGAGGTCAATGGCAACGCCACGGAGATGCAGCGCCTGCTGACGGAGTATCTGGCGACCTACCTGACGCCCGAGGAGACCATTCTCGCCGACAAATTCAAGCCGGTGGTCGGGACCTACCTCCAGGCGGGGATGGGACCGGCGCTGGCGTTGGCGAAGCAAAGGGACGCGGCCGGGCTTGACGCCCATCTGCGCGGCGCGGTCCGCCCGGCCTTCGCCGAACTGCGCCGTGTGTCCGATGCCCTGCTCGACCTCCAGGTCCGCGTCGCGCGCGAGGAATTCGACAAGGCGGAGAAGGAGTATGCGGGCCGGATGATCGAGGTCGCCACCGCGATGCTGCTGAGCGCCCTGCTGGCCGCCCTGTTCGGCTGGGCGATCCTGCGCACCGTGCGCCGGCCGCTGGCGGTTCTGGAGAAGACGTTCGAGCGCATCGCCGGGGGCGCCCTGACCGAGCCGATGCCGGCCATCGGGGTGCCCGAGTTCCGGCGCGTCGCGTCGGAACTGAACGCCATGAAGGCGAAGCTGGCCTACGGGATGCATGAGAAACACGAGACGGAGCTGCGCCAGAAGGCGCTGACCCGCCAGGCTCTGCTGGAAACCTGCAAATCCATCGAAAGCGACCTCGACGCCACCTGGATGGGGGTGGAACTGGCAAGCCGGCGGGCTGGCGACGGGATCCAGCATCTGATGCAAGCGTTGGGCGTGGTGCGCGAAAACACGGTGGTGGTGTCGGCCGCCTCCGAGCAGGCCAGCGCCAACGCCCAGTCGGTCGCCGCCGCGACGGACCAACTGAATTCCTCCGGTCAGGAGATCGCCCGGCAGGCGGCGCGCTCCAGCCAGGTGGCGCGGCGCGCCGTGGACAGCGCGCGCGGGTCCGCCTCCGCCATCGGCCATATGGAGATCGCGACGGAGGAGATCGCCAAGGTCGCCCACCTCATCAACGAGATCGCCGGCCAGACCAACCTGCTGGCGCTCAACGCCACCATCGAGGCGGCCCGCGCCGGCGAAGCCGGCAAAGGCTTCGCCGTCGTCGCCAGCGAGGTCAAGGCGCTCGCCAATCAAACCGCGCGCGCGACCGAGGACATCGCCCGCCAGATCGACCAGTTGAAACAGGCGGTCGGCGGCAGCGTGACGGCGATCCAGACCGTCATCTCGGTGATCGAGGAGATCGACGAGGCCGCCGCCGCCGCCGTCGCCGCGGTGGAGCAACAGTCGGCCGCCAACGCGCAGATCGGGCGCAGCGCCAGCAACTCCGCCGGTGGCGCCTCCCAGGTGTCGGGCAGCGTCCTGCACATCCGCGATCAGACCGACGAGATCACCGGCATCGCCACCGATGTCCGGCGCCGCATGACCGACACCCAGGGCGCCGTCGCCGATCTGAAGCGCCGGCTCGTCATCGCTTTGCGCCAGTCGGTGGCGGGCGACCGCCGCGTTTCCGACCGCATCCCCTGCGAGGAGCCGATCGGCCTGACCATGGCTGGCGACCGTCGCACCGTCACCTTGCTCGACCTGTCGCTGGATGGGCTGCTGGTGGAGCCGATGGGCCTGCCGGAGCTGCCCGAGCAGACCCCGTTGACCGTGTCCCTGCGCGAGGTCGGCGACCTGCCGGCCATTGTCGCCGGCACCAGCGACCTTGGCCTGCATCTGGCTTTCGACGATCTGTCGACGGTCCAGGCCGACCGGTTGGAGCATCTCTACAACGCGATGATCGCGGCGGAATCCGCCATCATCCAGACGGTGCAGGACGCGGCTGGAGCCTTGGCGAAGGCGCTGGACGGGGCGCTTTCCGATGGCAGCATCGGCGAGGACGCGCTGTTCTCGACCGATCTCGCCACCATCCCCGGCAGCGAGCCGGAACAGTGCCTCGCTCCCTTCACCGAGCTGACCGACCGCCTGTTCCCGGCGATCCAGGAGCCGGTGCTGGCCTCCAACCCGCGCTTCCAGTTCTGTGCCGCCGTCAACGCCGTCGGCTATCTGCCGACCCACAATGCCCGCTATTCCGAACCGCAACGGCCGGGTGAGGCGGTCTGGAACGCCGCCCATTGCCGCAATCGCCGGGTCTTCGCCGACCGCTCCGGTCTTGCCGCGGCGCGCAACACCCGGTCCTTCCTGTTGCAGGCCTACCGCCGTGACATGGGCGGCGGCCAGACGGTGCGGTTGAAGGAGGTCGATGCGCCGATCCTGGTGCGGGGTCGCCATTGGGGCAACCTGCGGCTGGCCTACCTGCCCTGA
- a CDS encoding type I secretion system permease/ATPase, whose amino-acid sequence MPRLVEDSATSDTGLSCLTVMLRLLGHPADPEQLRHDQAVRGRAMGTLDILRAAKRFGLKARSVTTRWDRLAATPLPAIAKRRDGRYFIIARIDGDRVLIQDPLEPRPLTLPRAVVEPAWSGELVLMARRAGLDLAQVRFGIGWFVPALLKYRRVFSEVLLASFMLQVFGLISPLFFQVVVDKVLAHRSLTTLDVLVVGLVVVSLFETVLGGLRSYLFSHTTSRVDVTLGARLFDHLLALPLPYFQARRVGDNVARVRELDRIRDFLTGSALTLVIDLVFTVVFLAVMWWYSPALTAIVLASLPVYAVISLAVTPVLRRRLEAKFALGAENQAFLVESISGIETLKAMAVEPEMRRHWEERLAAYVGAAFRASTLGVMAGQGVQLVSKLTMAALLYVGAQEVIDGALTIGALVAVNMLAGRVSSPVLRLAQLWNDFQQARVSVERLADILNTTPEPAAKPGRLPLPAIRGRIRFDRVGFRYRPDASPTLQGIELTVEPGETVGIVGSSGSGKSTLTKLVQRLYVPETGRVLIDDVDLSLVDVAWLRRQIGVVLQENVLFNRSIRDNIALADPGMAMERIVEAARLAGADRFILGLPEGYDTVIGERGASLSGGQRQRVAIARALATDPRILIFDEATSALDVESEAAIQANMRRICDNRTVLIVAHRLSTVRGCDRIVTVEEGRIAEQGTHDELIRLGGRYAALWRMQAGGAPGEAGHGVA is encoded by the coding sequence ATGCCGCGTCTGGTAGAAGACAGTGCGACTTCGGACACCGGTTTATCCTGCCTCACCGTCATGTTGCGCCTTCTCGGCCATCCGGCCGATCCGGAGCAGTTGCGCCATGATCAGGCGGTCCGCGGCCGGGCGATGGGAACGCTGGACATCCTGCGCGCCGCCAAGCGCTTCGGCCTGAAGGCGCGGTCGGTCACCACCCGCTGGGACCGGCTGGCGGCCACGCCGCTGCCGGCCATCGCCAAGCGGCGTGACGGGCGCTACTTCATCATCGCCAGGATCGACGGCGACCGGGTGCTGATCCAGGATCCGTTGGAGCCGCGTCCACTGACCCTGCCGCGCGCGGTGGTGGAGCCGGCCTGGTCGGGCGAGCTGGTGCTGATGGCCCGGCGTGCCGGGCTGGATCTGGCGCAGGTGCGGTTCGGCATCGGCTGGTTCGTGCCGGCCCTGCTGAAATACCGGCGGGTGTTCTCGGAGGTCCTGCTCGCCTCCTTCATGCTGCAAGTGTTCGGGCTGATCAGCCCGCTGTTCTTCCAGGTCGTGGTCGACAAGGTGCTGGCCCACCGCAGCCTGACCACGCTGGATGTCCTGGTCGTCGGCCTCGTCGTGGTGTCGCTGTTCGAGACGGTGCTGGGCGGGTTGCGCAGCTATCTGTTCTCGCACACCACCAGCCGGGTCGACGTGACGCTGGGGGCGCGGCTGTTCGACCATCTGCTGGCGCTGCCGCTGCCCTATTTCCAGGCGCGCCGCGTCGGTGACAATGTCGCCCGCGTGCGCGAGCTGGACCGCATCCGCGACTTCCTGACCGGATCGGCCCTGACCCTGGTCATCGATCTGGTCTTCACCGTCGTGTTCCTGGCGGTGATGTGGTGGTACAGCCCGGCGCTGACCGCGATCGTGCTCGCCTCGCTGCCGGTCTACGCGGTGATCAGCCTCGCCGTCACCCCGGTCCTGCGCCGGCGGCTCGAGGCGAAATTCGCCCTGGGGGCGGAAAACCAGGCCTTCCTGGTCGAAAGCATCTCCGGCATCGAGACGCTGAAGGCGATGGCGGTGGAGCCGGAGATGCGCCGTCATTGGGAGGAACGGCTGGCCGCCTATGTCGGCGCCGCCTTCCGCGCCTCGACGCTCGGGGTGATGGCCGGCCAGGGGGTGCAGCTGGTGAGCAAGCTGACCATGGCCGCCCTGCTCTATGTCGGCGCGCAGGAGGTGATCGACGGCGCCCTGACCATCGGCGCGCTGGTGGCGGTCAACATGCTGGCGGGCCGGGTGTCGTCGCCGGTGCTGCGGCTGGCCCAGCTGTGGAACGATTTCCAGCAGGCGCGGGTCTCGGTCGAGCGGCTGGCCGACATCCTCAACACCACGCCGGAACCGGCGGCCAAGCCCGGCCGGTTGCCGCTGCCGGCCATCCGCGGCCGCATCCGCTTCGACCGCGTCGGTTTCCGCTACCGCCCCGACGCCTCGCCCACCCTTCAGGGCATCGAACTGACGGTGGAGCCGGGGGAGACGGTCGGCATCGTCGGCTCGTCGGGGTCGGGCAAGAGCACGCTGACCAAGCTGGTGCAGCGGCTCTATGTGCCGGAAACCGGTCGGGTGCTGATCGATGACGTCGATCTGTCGCTGGTCGACGTGGCGTGGCTGCGCCGCCAGATCGGCGTGGTCCTACAGGAGAATGTCCTGTTCAACCGCTCCATCCGCGACAACATCGCGCTGGCCGATCCCGGCATGGCGATGGAGCGGATCGTCGAGGCGGCGCGGCTGGCCGGGGCGGACCGTTTCATCCTTGGGCTGCCGGAGGGGTACGACACCGTGATCGGCGAACGCGGCGCCAGCCTGTCGGGCGGCCAGCGCCAGCGTGTCGCCATCGCCCGCGCGCTCGCCACCGATCCCCGCATCCTGATCTTCGACGAGGCGACCAGCGCGCTCGACGTCGAGAGCGAGGCGGCGATCCAGGCCAACATGCGCCGCATCTGCGACAACCGCACGGTTCTGATCGTCGCCCACCGGCTGTCCACCGTGCGCGGCTGCGACCGCATCGTCACGGTGGAGGAGGGGCGGATCGCCGAGCAGGGAACCCATGACGAGCTGATCCGGCTGGGCGGGCGCTATGCCGCGCTGTGGCGGATGCAGGCCGGCGGCGCGCCGGGGGAGGCGGGGCATGGTGTCGCCTGA
- a CDS encoding HlyD family type I secretion periplasmic adaptor subunit, which produces MVSPEIAEPTGGQAAAPVPSPPPGASASPPSPPPPRQPRPRRGHELEFLPAALEAVETPPSPLARAVSLLIAAFAVIAVAWAWIGHIDITAVTRGRIISSDRNKLVQTLETGIVRAIRVADGQRVEQGAVLLELDPTDSAADAGRAEWELAVAETEAARLRAALDGRRGFDPAPGADAALVTLQRSILANQLAARDAALDAIGSQERQRRAEMAALAAEKARLHATLPLIREQVQAKRNLSQRGYSPRFDLLELEKELAEVEFGEVAAANREAEAAAALKGLADERRRVTAEFDGKAMADLADAEKRAAALRQELTKAARRRERQLLTAPVGGVIQQLAVHTVGGVVTAAEPLMVIVPANRTLVADVQVDNKDIGFLHPGMPVEIKIDAFPFTRYGLLPGSVASVSHDAILPPDGAAARIGAPDAAPPPAAERDGPKFSARIALDRMVIRGENGEDIALAPGMAVTAEVKTGRRRILDYLLSPVLAHVQEAMRER; this is translated from the coding sequence ATGGTGTCGCCTGAGATCGCCGAACCGACAGGCGGGCAAGCCGCGGCGCCGGTGCCATCTCCGCCGCCGGGAGCGTCGGCTTCGCCGCCTTCCCCGCCGCCGCCCCGCCAGCCCCGGCCGCGCCGCGGCCATGAGCTGGAGTTCCTGCCGGCGGCGCTGGAGGCGGTGGAGACACCGCCGTCGCCGCTGGCGCGGGCGGTGTCGCTGCTGATCGCCGCCTTCGCGGTGATCGCCGTCGCCTGGGCCTGGATCGGCCATATCGACATCACCGCCGTCACCCGCGGGCGCATCATCTCCAGCGACCGCAACAAGCTGGTTCAGACGCTGGAGACCGGCATCGTCCGCGCCATCCGCGTCGCCGACGGCCAGCGGGTGGAGCAGGGCGCCGTCCTGCTGGAACTGGACCCGACCGACAGCGCCGCCGACGCCGGCCGCGCCGAATGGGAGCTGGCGGTGGCGGAGACCGAGGCGGCGCGGCTGCGGGCGGCGCTGGACGGGCGGCGCGGCTTCGATCCGGCGCCCGGCGCCGACGCCGCCCTGGTGACGCTCCAGCGCTCGATCCTCGCCAACCAGCTGGCGGCGCGCGACGCGGCGCTCGACGCCATCGGCAGCCAGGAACGCCAGCGCCGGGCGGAGATGGCGGCGCTGGCCGCCGAGAAGGCCCGGCTGCATGCCACCCTGCCGCTGATCCGCGAACAGGTGCAGGCGAAACGGAACCTGTCCCAGCGCGGCTACAGTCCCCGCTTCGACCTGCTGGAACTGGAGAAGGAACTGGCCGAGGTCGAATTCGGCGAGGTCGCCGCTGCCAACCGCGAGGCGGAGGCCGCCGCCGCGCTGAAGGGGTTGGCCGACGAGCGGCGGCGGGTGACGGCGGAGTTCGACGGCAAGGCGATGGCCGACCTCGCCGATGCCGAGAAGCGGGCCGCCGCCCTGCGCCAGGAGCTGACCAAGGCGGCGCGGCGGCGCGAGCGCCAGTTGCTGACGGCACCGGTCGGCGGCGTGATCCAGCAACTGGCCGTTCACACGGTGGGCGGGGTGGTGACGGCGGCGGAGCCGCTGATGGTGATCGTGCCGGCCAACCGCACCCTGGTGGCCGATGTCCAGGTCGACAACAAGGACATCGGCTTTCTCCATCCCGGCATGCCGGTCGAGATCAAGATCGACGCCTTCCCCTTCACCCGCTACGGGCTGCTGCCGGGCAGCGTCGCCTCGGTGTCGCACGACGCCATCCTGCCGCCCGACGGGGCCGCCGCACGCATCGGCGCGCCCGACGCCGCCCCGCCGCCGGCCGCCGAGCGCGACGGGCCGAAATTCTCGGCGCGCATCGCGCTCGACCGCATGGTCATCCGGGGCGAGAACGGCGAGGACATCGCGCTCGCGCCCGGCATGGCGGTGACGGCGGAGGTGAAGACCGGCCGCCGTCGCATCCTCGACTACCTGCTTTCCCCCGTGCTCGCCCACGTCCAGGAGGCGATGCGCGAGCGCTGA